The genomic segment TTAAGCTCGCTTCCAACGAGAGCCCTTACACACCGTTCGAGAAGGTCATCGAAGTAATGCGCGACGAAGCTCCCGCTGTAAACAGGTATCCGGACGCCGGATGCACCTTCTTGCGTGAAAAAATCGCGGAAAAGCTTAATGTGCCGGCGTCGCAGGTAATTGTCGGAAACGGTTCCAACGAGTTGCTCGTACTGTTAGCCGACGTCTTGCTCAATCCCGAAGACAATGCGGTTTTTGCCGACCCTTCTTTTATCATATATCAAACAGCGGTAAAGCTCATGAACGCAAAATCAGTCATAGTGCCCCTTGAGGGGCATACGCATGATCTTAATGCGATGGCCGATGCTATCGATGAGAATACGAAAATCGTCTTTATCTGTAACCCGAACAACCCGACCGGTACTATAGTCAGGCGCGATGAGGTCGAAAGATTCTTAGAAAGGGTGCCGGAAACCGTCGTTACCATCTTCGACGAGGCGTATTTTGAGCTCGTAAACGACCCGGAATATCCCAACGGGCTTGATTATATAAACGGCGACAAACCGGTTGTCGTGCTGCGGACGTTCTCAAAAGTGCACGGTCTTGCCGGTTTGCGTGTGGGGTATGGTATCGCCCCGGAAGTTATCGCAACTACGATTAATAAAGTGCGCGAGCCGTTTAACGTAAACTCGATAGCCCAGGCGGCGGCGATGGC from the Candidatus Aquicultor sp. genome contains:
- the hisC gene encoding histidinol-phosphate transaminase; the protein is MRSAASLETIIRRGLETIKPYESGRPISVVEKELGISEAIKLASNESPYTPFEKVIEVMRDEAPAVNRYPDAGCTFLREKIAEKLNVPASQVIVGNGSNELLVLLADVLLNPEDNAVFADPSFIIYQTAVKLMNAKSVIVPLEGHTHDLNAMADAIDENTKIVFICNPNNPTGTIVRRDEVERFLERVPETVVTIFDEAYFELVNDPEYPNGLDYINGDKPVVVLRTFSKVHGLAGLRVGYGIAPEVIATTINKVREPFNVNSIAQAAAMASLDCDAEVAERSRLNYQGLHYFYKEFDRLKLDYIPSHANFVLVDIGTNDREASLELMKRGIIVRSGDIFGYPNYLRLSVGTPDENARFIGALEDLIRK